A single window of Modestobacter italicus DNA harbors:
- a CDS encoding polysaccharide pyruvyl transferase family protein → MRVLVTGWFSFDEVIATIGDELGADVVVGWLTELGVDHDVAWAPYLGRGPHWRDLDPADYTHLVFVSGPLMDMPLLQELTAAFAHAQRWAVNVSVVPDDARPLFHRVWERDARGVARPDLAIATTTPDVPVLAVAFAPAQEEYGSRSQAAQVRATIEGWLGARGIPWFELDMDLYDKPYERFPAQVEALVRRADAVVSMRLHALVLGLAHGVPVIACDAIVGGAKVSAQAAALGWPVVLRAGELDPATLDAALEHVLSGTLGDALAEARRRGAAGNAEARAWFVAQLAEG, encoded by the coding sequence ATGCGCGTCCTGGTCACCGGGTGGTTCAGCTTCGACGAGGTGATCGCCACCATCGGCGACGAGCTGGGGGCCGACGTCGTCGTCGGCTGGCTCACCGAGCTGGGGGTCGACCACGACGTCGCGTGGGCTCCCTACCTCGGGCGTGGGCCGCACTGGCGGGACCTCGACCCGGCCGACTACACCCACCTGGTGTTCGTCAGCGGCCCGTTGATGGACATGCCGCTGCTCCAGGAGCTGACCGCGGCCTTCGCGCACGCGCAGCGCTGGGCGGTCAACGTCTCGGTGGTCCCGGACGATGCGCGGCCGCTGTTCCACCGGGTGTGGGAGCGGGACGCCCGCGGGGTGGCCCGGCCCGACCTGGCCATCGCCACGACCACGCCGGACGTGCCGGTGCTGGCCGTCGCCTTCGCCCCGGCGCAGGAGGAGTACGGCTCCCGCAGCCAGGCCGCGCAGGTGCGGGCGACGATCGAGGGCTGGCTCGGAGCCCGCGGGATCCCGTGGTTCGAGCTGGACATGGACCTGTACGACAAGCCGTACGAGCGCTTCCCCGCGCAGGTCGAGGCGCTCGTCCGGCGGGCCGACGCGGTGGTCAGCATGCGGCTGCACGCGCTGGTGCTGGGGCTGGCGCACGGCGTCCCGGTGATCGCCTGCGACGCGATCGTCGGCGGCGCGAAGGTCAGCGCCCAGGCGGCCGCGCTGGGCTGGCCGGTGGTGCTGCGGGCCGGCGAGCTGGACCCGGCCACGCTGGACGCGGCCCTCGAGCACGTGCTGTCGGGCACGCTGGGCGACGCGCTCGCCGAGGCCCGGCGGCGCGGGGCGGCCGGCAACGCGGAGGCGCGGGCGTGGTTCGTGGCGCAGCTCGCGGAGGGCTGA
- a CDS encoding VOC family protein — MSTTAPDPTELSARRARIRDAHLRPSGERPASTARGLHHTALVSSDVETTIRFYQDVLGFPLTELIENRDYPGSSHFFFDIGNGNLLAFFDFPGLDVGPYAEVLGGLHHVAISVEPQRWEALVERLTEAGIEHVVHSGVSVYFRDPDGARIELIADPLGEMYGEHVL; from the coding sequence GTGAGCACGACCGCACCCGACCCGACCGAGCTCAGCGCCCGGCGGGCCCGCATCCGCGACGCGCACCTGCGCCCCTCGGGCGAGCGCCCGGCCTCGACCGCCCGCGGCCTGCACCACACGGCGCTGGTCAGCAGCGACGTGGAGACGACGATCCGCTTCTACCAGGACGTGCTGGGCTTCCCGCTCACCGAGCTGATCGAGAACCGCGACTACCCCGGTTCCTCGCACTTCTTCTTCGACATCGGCAACGGCAACCTGCTGGCGTTCTTCGACTTCCCCGGCCTGGACGTCGGCCCGTACGCCGAGGTGCTGGGCGGGTTGCACCACGTGGCGATCAGCGTCGAGCCGCAGCGCTGGGAGGCCCTGGTCGAGCGGCTCACCGAGGCCGGCATCGAGCACGTGGTGCACAGCGGCGTCTCGGTGTACTTCCGCGACCCCGACGGCGCCCGGATCGAGCTCATCGCCGACCCGCTCGGCGAGATGTACGGCGAGCACGTGCTCTAG
- a CDS encoding GNAT family N-acetyltransferase — protein sequence MEPTVIDVPEADRYEIRDGDRRLGLAAYQRRGDQVVFTHTEVDSDSEHSGLGGTLVRAALDDVRSKGGTVVPLCPFVRGWIERHPEYKDLVAARES from the coding sequence ATGGAGCCGACCGTCATCGACGTCCCCGAGGCCGACCGCTACGAGATCCGGGACGGCGACCGCCGGCTCGGCCTGGCCGCCTACCAGCGCCGCGGCGACCAGGTGGTGTTCACCCACACCGAGGTCGACAGCGACTCGGAGCACTCCGGGCTGGGCGGCACCCTGGTGCGCGCGGCGCTCGACGACGTCCGCAGCAAGGGCGGGACCGTCGTCCCGCTGTGCCCGTTCGTCCGCGGCTGGATCGAGCGCCACCCCGAGTACAAGGACCTCGTCGCAGCCCGGGAGTCCTGA
- the galK gene encoding galactokinase — MSGAEQQAREAVAALRDAWGTEPDGVWTAPGRVNLIGEHVDYNGGRCLPMALTRVTAAAVRRRDDDRVRLTSTDPDAEPFEGTLADLGPGQVSGWAAYAAGTLWSLQQAGIEVPGLDMAVSSDVPLGAGLSSSASLEAAVALSAAELAGRTDDQQLRHLLIQAAIRAENEVVGAGTGGMDQTVALLAEEGSALLIHTRDFRTEPVQLGLAEAGLELMVIDTRVKHTLADGQYAKRRADCDEAARQLGLEWLSDATPADVERLADPRLQARTRHVVSENQRVDRVVELVRAGRVAEIGPLLDASHASLRDDYEVSAVELDVVVEAARSAGALGARMVGGGFGGSAIALIRSADAAAVDRAVVAACGERGLTEPATLTVTSGPAARRLS; from the coding sequence GTGAGCGGCGCGGAGCAGCAGGCCCGCGAGGCCGTCGCCGCGCTGCGGGACGCCTGGGGCACCGAGCCGGACGGTGTCTGGACCGCACCGGGCCGGGTCAACCTGATCGGCGAGCACGTCGACTACAACGGCGGCCGCTGCCTGCCGATGGCCCTCACCCGGGTCACCGCCGCGGCGGTGCGCCGCCGGGACGACGACCGGGTCCGGCTGACCAGCACCGACCCGGACGCCGAGCCGTTCGAGGGGACCCTCGCCGACCTCGGCCCCGGCCAGGTCAGCGGCTGGGCGGCCTACGCGGCCGGCACGCTGTGGTCGCTGCAGCAGGCGGGCATCGAGGTGCCCGGCCTGGACATGGCCGTGAGCAGCGACGTGCCGCTCGGCGCCGGGCTGTCCAGCTCGGCGTCGCTGGAGGCGGCGGTGGCGCTGTCGGCCGCCGAGCTCGCCGGCCGGACCGACGACCAGCAGCTCCGCCACCTGCTCATCCAGGCCGCGATCCGGGCCGAGAACGAGGTCGTGGGCGCCGGCACCGGCGGCATGGACCAGACCGTCGCGCTGCTGGCCGAGGAGGGCTCGGCGCTGCTCATCCACACCCGCGACTTCCGCACCGAGCCGGTGCAGCTCGGACTGGCCGAGGCCGGCCTGGAGCTGATGGTCATCGACACCCGGGTCAAGCACACGCTCGCCGACGGTCAGTACGCCAAACGCCGGGCCGACTGCGACGAGGCCGCCCGGCAGCTCGGCCTGGAGTGGCTCAGCGACGCCACCCCGGCCGACGTCGAGCGGCTGGCCGACCCCCGGCTGCAGGCCCGCACCCGGCACGTCGTGTCCGAGAACCAGCGCGTCGACAGGGTCGTCGAGCTGGTGCGCGCCGGGCGGGTGGCCGAGATCGGCCCGCTGCTCGACGCCTCGCACGCCTCGCTGCGCGACGACTACGAGGTGTCGGCGGTGGAGCTGGACGTCGTCGTCGAGGCGGCCCGCTCGGCGGGTGCGCTCGGCGCCCGGATGGTCGGCGGCGGCTTCGGCGGCTCGGCCATCGCGCTGATCCGCTCCGCGGACGCCGCGGCGGTCGACCGCGCCGTCGTCGCCGCCTGCGGGGAGCGCGGGCTGACCGAGCCCGCCACCCTCACGGTGACCTCCGGACCGGCGGCCCGTCGGCTGTCCTGA
- the galT gene encoding galactose-1-phosphate uridylyltransferase produces MDAVPAAAAQRWPGRITERTLADGRPILYFDDQDTPGPVHEAADVRPLGEPPHAGEIRYDVLTGEWVTIAGHRMNRTFLPSAADCPLDPTVNPARPTEVPDSSYDVAVFANRFPSFAPLTVGPAADAPPPPFGPADRPAYGHCDVVVFSSDHDAAVADLSAARMRTIVEAWAQRTSAHSADPGVAEVFVFENSGQEIGVTLSHPHGQVYAYPTVPPRSGQLVERARQHRQATGGNLLADVLAAEQAEGTRVVLRGEHFTAYVPRAARWPVEVHLAPHRDVPDLAALDDAERAELALVYQELLRRVNRFHPGVDRVPYISGWHQAPTGEDRDLGRLHLQLFSLLRAPGKLKYLAGSESGAGAWINDTTPERIADRLREVAS; encoded by the coding sequence ATGGACGCGGTTCCCGCGGCAGCGGCCCAGCGGTGGCCGGGCCGGATCACCGAGCGCACGCTGGCCGACGGCCGGCCGATCCTGTACTTCGACGACCAGGACACGCCCGGCCCGGTGCACGAGGCCGCCGACGTCCGGCCGCTGGGTGAGCCGCCGCACGCCGGCGAGATCCGCTACGACGTCCTGACCGGCGAGTGGGTCACGATAGCCGGGCACCGGATGAACCGCACCTTCCTGCCGAGCGCGGCCGACTGCCCCCTGGACCCGACCGTCAACCCGGCCCGGCCGACCGAGGTGCCCGACAGCAGCTACGACGTCGCCGTCTTCGCCAACCGCTTCCCGAGCTTCGCCCCGCTGACCGTCGGCCCCGCGGCGGACGCCCCGCCGCCGCCCTTCGGCCCCGCCGACCGCCCCGCCTACGGCCACTGCGACGTCGTCGTCTTCTCCAGCGACCACGACGCGGCCGTCGCCGACCTGTCCGCGGCGCGGATGCGCACCATCGTCGAGGCGTGGGCGCAGCGGACGTCGGCGCACTCGGCCGACCCGGGGGTCGCCGAGGTGTTCGTGTTCGAGAACAGCGGCCAGGAGATCGGCGTGACGCTGAGCCACCCGCACGGGCAGGTCTACGCCTACCCGACGGTGCCGCCGCGCTCCGGCCAGCTGGTCGAGCGGGCCCGGCAGCACCGGCAGGCGACCGGGGGCAACCTGCTCGCCGACGTGCTCGCCGCCGAGCAGGCCGAGGGCACCCGGGTGGTGCTGCGCGGCGAGCACTTCACCGCCTACGTGCCGCGCGCCGCCCGCTGGCCGGTGGAGGTCCACCTGGCCCCGCACCGCGACGTCCCCGACCTCGCCGCGCTGGACGACGCCGAGCGCGCCGAGCTCGCGCTGGTCTACCAGGAGCTGCTGCGCCGGGTGAACCGCTTCCACCCCGGCGTCGACCGGGTGCCCTACATCTCCGGCTGGCACCAGGCGCCGACCGGCGAGGACCGCGACCTGGGCCGGCTGCACCTGCAGCTGTTCTCGCTGCTGCGCGCCCCGGGCAAGCTGAAGTACCTGGCCGGCTCGGAGTCCGGCGCGGGCGCGTGGATCAACGACACGACCCCCGAGCGGATCGCCGACCGGCTGCGCGAGGTGGCGTCGTGA
- a CDS encoding GNAT family N-acetyltransferase, with translation MAGRTPAEVRPADVADAAGIAEVYRPYVTGSVASFETVAPDAAELARRMLAAPRLPWFVACRDGAVVGYAYAGRHRSRAAYRWSVDCSVYLTAGEQGAGTGRALYARLLPELAALGHVTAFAGIALPNPASVGLHTAVGFTPVGVYRAAGFKAGRWHDVGWFQLPLREPPPVPEEPAGWAPPG, from the coding sequence GTGGCGGGCCGCACCCCTGCCGAGGTGCGGCCGGCCGACGTCGCCGACGCCGCCGGGATCGCCGAGGTCTACCGCCCGTACGTCACCGGGTCGGTGGCCTCGTTCGAGACGGTCGCCCCGGACGCCGCCGAGCTGGCCCGGCGGATGCTCGCCGCACCCCGGCTGCCGTGGTTCGTGGCCTGCCGGGACGGCGCGGTGGTCGGCTACGCCTACGCCGGCCGGCACCGCAGCCGGGCGGCCTACCGGTGGTCGGTCGACTGCTCGGTGTACCTGACCGCGGGGGAGCAGGGTGCCGGTACCGGCCGGGCGCTGTACGCGCGGCTGCTCCCGGAGCTCGCCGCGCTCGGCCACGTCACCGCCTTCGCCGGGATCGCGCTGCCCAACCCGGCCAGCGTCGGCCTGCACACCGCGGTCGGCTTCACCCCCGTCGGGGTGTACCGCGCCGCCGGCTTCAAGGCCGGGCGGTGGCACGACGTCGGCTGGTTCCAGCTGCCGCTGCGCGAGCCCCCGCCGGTGCCCGAGGAGCCGGCCGGGTGGGCGCCCCCGGGCTGA
- a CDS encoding DEAD/DEAH box helicase, whose translation MAQRGRSAPGARRAAPSKQRREPEDAIAALARTVRGVEAAVKRGPVTPAVRSQFQSVALLLREEHARVRAEQGGSDTRRAEQLKRLDGIGTILAKTAVRDPALLALLSADAVAEPRTPARDLGRTTTTAPDEAAAAEPAAPERRVVPQSVISRQLANPFLAPDFSAPRPVVARPRRLGGWELLGPLLSSFERAGGGAPACMALPAPSARRLAGGLELMPHQAQLVTAAAEGHRTFLLADEPGLGKTAQALLAAEAADAYPLLVVVPNVVKTNWAREAGRWTPHRPATVIQGDGTTVDGFADIVVVNYEVLDRHVGWLGDFGFRGMVVDEAHFIKNKSSQRSQHVLELSERIRSRTVRPLLMALTGTPLINDIDDFRAIWQFLGWIDEGKPLGELMNALEDTGLTPADPGFYPAARQAVIDQGIVRRRKVDVAADIPARRIADLPVELDGPAGRSIRAAERDLARRLVSRYETALAARRSGAVVEGIDHDLVRTVARWELKDASTSTSNENVFTMMRRIGQAKAGLAADYAAQLARSAGKVVFFAKHVDVMDVAEETFGKQGIRFASIRGDQTPGARQRNIDAFVRDPEVTIAVCSLTAAGVGLNLQVASNLVLAELSWTDAEQTQAIDRAHRIGQTEPVTAWRIIAAQTIDARIAELIDSKAGLAARALDGSEEEVGSSADVQQDALVALLTDALSASV comes from the coding sequence GTGGCTCAACGAGGCCGGTCCGCGCCGGGCGCCCGCCGTGCGGCCCCGAGCAAGCAGCGGCGCGAGCCCGAGGACGCGATCGCGGCGCTCGCCCGGACCGTCCGCGGCGTCGAGGCCGCCGTCAAGCGCGGGCCGGTCACGCCCGCGGTGCGCTCGCAGTTCCAGAGCGTCGCCCTGCTGCTGCGCGAGGAGCACGCCCGGGTCCGCGCCGAGCAGGGGGGCAGCGACACCCGCCGGGCCGAGCAGCTCAAGCGCCTCGACGGCATCGGGACGATCCTCGCCAAGACCGCCGTCCGCGACCCCGCCCTGCTGGCGCTGCTGTCCGCGGACGCCGTCGCCGAGCCGCGGACGCCGGCGCGGGACCTCGGCCGCACCACCACCACCGCGCCCGACGAGGCCGCCGCGGCCGAGCCCGCCGCCCCCGAGCGCCGGGTGGTGCCGCAGTCGGTCATCTCCCGGCAGCTGGCCAACCCGTTCCTGGCCCCCGACTTCTCCGCCCCGCGCCCGGTCGTCGCCCGGCCGCGCCGGCTGGGCGGCTGGGAGCTGCTCGGCCCGCTGCTCAGCTCCTTCGAGCGCGCCGGCGGCGGCGCCCCGGCGTGCATGGCGCTGCCTGCGCCGTCCGCCCGCCGGCTGGCCGGTGGGCTGGAGCTGATGCCGCACCAGGCGCAGCTGGTCACCGCGGCCGCCGAGGGGCACCGGACCTTCCTGCTCGCCGACGAGCCCGGCCTGGGCAAGACGGCCCAGGCGCTGCTCGCCGCGGAGGCGGCCGACGCCTACCCGCTGCTCGTGGTCGTGCCGAACGTGGTCAAGACCAACTGGGCCCGCGAGGCCGGCCGCTGGACCCCGCACCGCCCGGCCACCGTCATCCAGGGCGACGGGACCACCGTCGACGGGTTCGCCGACATCGTCGTCGTCAACTACGAGGTGCTGGACCGGCACGTGGGCTGGCTCGGCGACTTCGGCTTCCGCGGGATGGTCGTCGACGAGGCGCACTTCATCAAGAACAAGTCCTCGCAGCGCTCCCAGCACGTGCTGGAGCTCTCCGAGCGGATCCGGTCCCGCACCGTCCGGCCGCTGCTGATGGCGCTCACCGGGACCCCGCTGATCAACGACATCGACGACTTCCGGGCCATCTGGCAGTTCCTCGGCTGGATCGACGAGGGCAAGCCGCTCGGCGAGCTGATGAACGCGCTGGAGGACACCGGCCTCACCCCGGCCGACCCCGGCTTCTACCCCGCGGCGCGGCAGGCCGTGATCGACCAGGGGATCGTCCGGCGCCGCAAGGTCGACGTCGCCGCCGACATCCCCGCCCGCCGCATCGCCGACCTCCCCGTCGAGCTCGACGGGCCGGCCGGCCGGTCGATCCGGGCGGCCGAGCGGGACCTCGCCCGCCGGCTGGTGTCGCGGTACGAGACCGCGCTGGCGGCCCGCCGGTCCGGTGCCGTCGTCGAGGGCATCGACCACGACCTGGTGCGCACGGTGGCCCGCTGGGAGCTCAAGGACGCCAGCACGTCGACGTCGAACGAGAACGTGTTCACCATGATGCGGCGCATCGGCCAGGCGAAGGCCGGCCTCGCCGCCGACTACGCCGCGCAGCTCGCGCGCAGCGCCGGCAAGGTGGTGTTCTTCGCCAAGCACGTCGACGTGATGGACGTCGCCGAGGAGACCTTCGGCAAGCAGGGCATCCGGTTCGCCTCCATCCGCGGTGACCAGACCCCGGGCGCGCGGCAGCGGAACATCGACGCCTTCGTGCGGGACCCCGAGGTCACCATCGCGGTCTGCTCGCTGACCGCCGCGGGCGTGGGGCTGAACCTCCAGGTCGCGTCCAACCTGGTGCTCGCCGAGCTGTCCTGGACCGACGCGGAGCAGACCCAGGCCATCGACCGCGCGCACCGCATCGGCCAGACCGAGCCGGTCACCGCGTGGCGGATCATCGCCGCGCAGACGATCGACGCCCGGATCGCCGAGCTGATCGACAGCAAGGCCGGCCTCGCCGCCCGCGCCCTCGACGGCTCGGAGGAGGAGGTCGGCTCCTCCGCCGACGTCCAGCAGGACGCCCTGGTCGCGCTGCTGACCGACGCGCTGTCGGCGTCGGTCTAG
- a CDS encoding UPF0182 family membrane protein: protein MRPPVPVPTLSRRAKLVIGVVAVLLVLFTVIGTLTNVYVDYLWFDETNFTEVFWTEVQTRALLFAVAGVATGGLVALAVHLAYRFRPTFRPMSLEQQNLERYRQSVEPRRKLVLTAIGVVLGLFAGFTAQGSWQTWLTFRNSTDFGRTDPEFGKDISFFVFDYPFYRLALGFAFAIVLLALIGSLLTHYVFGGLRLQTPGQKLTGAARVQLSVLLGIFLALKAVAYWLDRYGTVYSDRGTVYTGASYTDVNALLPAKNILVFVAAICAVAFFANIFFRNTVLPAAALVLLLFSSLVIGVAFPAIMQQFVVRPSADQKEAAYIERALTSTRDAYQLSDVQYTDYGVDTASGDETGTDAGSDDPASTPTTADLAGDAGTISNARLLDPNVLQATFLARQQIRNVYGFPEKLDIDRYTVDGVTQDYVVAARELDSSSLSGNQTNWINQHTVYTHGNGFVAAPANQVVSGEAGGEPNFTTGDLPTRGNIEVDQSRIYYGELLNVNGTDEYSVVGNAEDASPREFDRPQSGSDGQVNNTYDGEGGVSIGSFFRQLTYAIYYRERNFLLSSAVNNDSKVLYVRDPRDRVEKAAPYLQVDGDPYPAVIDGRITWIVDAYTTSDAYPYSSLQSLGEATTDSLTGTGTSALPNDQVNYVSNSVKATVDAYDGTVTLYAFDDSDPVLQTYMKAFPGTVQPASDISDELRSHFRYPEDLFKLQRDVLTQYHVDNPSDFYNANDFWQVPIDPTVSNNTTEPQPPYYVLSQRVGESNSTFQLTSALNALRRENLSAYMTVSSDPDTYGEIQVLQLPGNTQFRGPQQVFQSFNTNSEVRSQLTLFDSASSRAVFGNLLTLPIGTSGLLYVEPLYVQGTAENSFPLLQKVLVNYGDKVGYADTFAEALDQVFGDGAGDAAADSGTTPAPTTPTSPAPSPAPSETPAPTPAPPADGGGGPVDSAARDAAVTAINDALTALADATRAGDFAAIGQAQAQLQDAVEAYQVANGQTAPAGPTG, encoded by the coding sequence ATGCGGCCCCCCGTGCCGGTGCCGACGCTGTCGCGGCGCGCCAAGCTGGTCATCGGCGTCGTCGCCGTGCTGCTGGTGCTGTTCACCGTCATCGGCACGCTCACCAACGTCTACGTCGACTACCTCTGGTTCGACGAGACCAACTTCACCGAGGTCTTCTGGACCGAGGTCCAGACCCGGGCCCTGCTGTTCGCCGTGGCCGGGGTGGCCACCGGCGGGCTGGTCGCCCTCGCGGTCCACCTCGCGTACCGGTTCCGCCCCACGTTCCGGCCGATGTCGCTGGAGCAGCAGAACCTGGAGCGCTACCGCCAGTCGGTCGAGCCCCGCCGCAAGCTGGTGCTCACCGCCATCGGCGTCGTGCTGGGCCTGTTCGCCGGGTTCACCGCGCAGGGCAGCTGGCAGACCTGGCTGACCTTCCGCAACTCCACCGACTTCGGGCGCACCGACCCAGAGTTCGGCAAGGACATCTCCTTCTTCGTCTTCGACTACCCCTTCTACCGGTTGGCGCTGGGGTTCGCGTTCGCGATCGTCCTGCTGGCGCTGATCGGCTCGCTGCTGACCCACTACGTCTTCGGCGGCCTGCGGCTGCAGACCCCGGGCCAGAAGCTCACCGGTGCTGCCCGCGTGCAGCTGTCGGTGCTGCTGGGGATCTTCCTGGCGCTCAAGGCGGTCGCGTACTGGCTGGACCGGTACGGCACGGTCTACTCCGACCGGGGCACGGTCTACACCGGGGCGTCCTACACCGACGTCAACGCGCTGCTGCCGGCGAAGAACATCCTGGTGTTCGTCGCGGCGATCTGCGCCGTGGCGTTCTTCGCCAACATCTTCTTCCGCAACACCGTGCTGCCGGCCGCCGCGCTGGTGCTGCTGCTGTTCTCCAGCCTGGTCATCGGCGTCGCCTTCCCGGCGATCATGCAGCAGTTCGTCGTCCGGCCCTCGGCGGACCAGAAGGAGGCCGCGTACATCGAGCGGGCCCTGACGTCCACCCGCGACGCCTACCAGCTCTCCGACGTCCAGTACACCGACTACGGCGTCGACACCGCCTCCGGCGACGAGACCGGCACCGACGCCGGCTCCGACGACCCCGCCTCCACGCCGACCACGGCGGACCTGGCCGGCGACGCCGGCACGATCTCCAACGCGCGGCTGCTGGACCCCAACGTGCTGCAGGCGACGTTCCTGGCCCGCCAGCAGATCCGCAACGTCTACGGCTTCCCGGAGAAGCTGGACATCGACCGCTACACGGTCGACGGGGTCACCCAGGACTACGTCGTGGCCGCCCGCGAGCTGGACTCCTCGTCGCTGTCGGGCAACCAGACGAACTGGATCAACCAGCACACCGTCTACACCCACGGCAACGGCTTCGTGGCCGCACCGGCGAACCAGGTGGTGTCCGGGGAGGCCGGCGGTGAGCCCAACTTCACCACCGGTGACCTGCCCACCCGCGGCAACATCGAGGTCGACCAGTCGCGGATCTACTACGGCGAGCTGCTCAACGTGAACGGCACCGACGAGTACTCCGTCGTCGGCAACGCCGAGGACGCCTCCCCGCGCGAGTTCGACCGGCCGCAGAGCGGGTCCGACGGCCAGGTGAACAACACCTACGACGGCGAGGGCGGGGTGTCGATCGGCAGCTTCTTCCGGCAGCTGACCTACGCCATCTACTACCGCGAGCGGAACTTCCTGCTCTCCAGCGCCGTCAACAACGACTCCAAGGTGCTCTACGTCCGCGACCCGCGGGACCGGGTGGAGAAGGCGGCCCCCTACCTGCAGGTCGACGGCGACCCGTACCCCGCCGTCATCGACGGCCGGATCACCTGGATCGTCGACGCCTACACCACCTCGGACGCCTACCCGTACTCCTCGCTGCAGAGCCTGGGCGAGGCGACGACCGACTCGCTGACCGGCACCGGCACCTCGGCGCTGCCCAACGACCAGGTCAACTACGTGTCCAACTCGGTGAAGGCCACGGTCGACGCCTACGACGGCACGGTCACGCTGTACGCCTTCGACGACAGCGACCCGGTGCTGCAGACCTACATGAAGGCGTTCCCGGGCACCGTGCAGCCGGCGAGCGACATCAGCGACGAGCTGCGCAGCCACTTCCGGTACCCGGAGGACCTGTTCAAGCTCCAGCGGGACGTGCTGACCCAGTACCACGTGGACAACCCGTCGGACTTCTACAACGCCAACGACTTCTGGCAGGTCCCGATCGACCCGACGGTCAGCAACAACACCACCGAGCCGCAGCCGCCGTACTACGTGCTGAGCCAGCGGGTGGGGGAGAGCAACTCCACCTTCCAGCTGACCAGCGCGCTCAACGCGCTGCGGCGGGAGAACCTGTCCGCCTACATGACGGTGTCCAGCGACCCGGACACCTACGGCGAGATCCAGGTGCTGCAGCTGCCGGGGAACACCCAGTTCCGCGGACCGCAGCAGGTGTTCCAGTCCTTCAACACCAACAGCGAGGTCCGCAGCCAGCTCACGCTGTTCGACAGCGCCAGCTCCCGGGCGGTGTTCGGCAACCTGCTCACCCTGCCGATCGGCACCAGCGGGCTGCTCTACGTCGAACCGCTGTACGTGCAGGGCACCGCGGAAAACTCGTTCCCGCTGCTGCAGAAGGTGCTGGTCAACTACGGCGACAAGGTCGGCTACGCCGACACGTTCGCCGAGGCGCTGGACCAGGTGTTCGGTGACGGCGCCGGGGACGCGGCCGCCGACAGCGGCACGACCCCGGCACCGACCACGCCTACCTCACCGGCGCCGTCCCCGGCGCCCAGCGAGACCCCGGCGCCGACCCCCGCACCACCGGCGGACGGCGGTGGCGGACCGGTGGACAGCGCGGCGCGTGACGCGGCGGTGACCGCGATCAACGACGCGCTGACCGCCCTCGCCGACGCGACCAGGGCCGGGGACTTCGCGGCGATCGGCCAGGCGCAGGCCCAGCTGCAGGACGCCGTGGAGGCCTACCAGGTGGCCAACGGGCAGACCGCCCCGGCGGGGCCCACGGGCTGA
- a CDS encoding YlbL family protein, with amino-acid sequence MSRRTTVLVTGTVLLLVFGVLGALLPVPYVAQVPGPTYNTLGDIDGTPIISLTGREPNDTSGNLNLTTVGIPTRPLTLVGAVQGWFDDEVTVVPREQVYPSDQSVEETQAQNREAFLTSEQAARGAALGELGYPEEVVVQDLAPDSPSEGQLAAGDAITAVDGTPTPTQDALTAALAAIPPGTPVPVAYTRLGTPGTATVTTGTAADGGGSALGVLVLQTPYAPFDVDIEVDDVGGPSAGLMLTLGIIDMVGDTDLTEGAVVAGTGTISADGAVGPIGGIPLKMVAAREIDAELFLVPADNCAEALQNAQPGLPMARVATLDDALTALADLRAGTTPPGC; translated from the coding sequence GTGAGCCGTCGGACCACCGTCCTGGTCACCGGGACGGTGCTGCTGCTGGTCTTCGGGGTGCTCGGTGCCCTGTTGCCGGTGCCCTACGTCGCCCAGGTGCCCGGGCCGACCTACAACACCCTCGGGGACATCGACGGCACGCCGATCATCTCGCTGACCGGCCGTGAGCCCAACGACACCTCGGGCAACCTGAACCTGACCACGGTCGGCATCCCGACCCGGCCGCTCACCCTCGTCGGCGCGGTGCAGGGCTGGTTCGACGACGAGGTCACCGTCGTACCGCGCGAGCAGGTCTACCCCTCCGACCAGTCGGTGGAGGAGACCCAGGCGCAGAACCGGGAGGCCTTCCTCACCTCCGAGCAGGCCGCCCGCGGTGCGGCGCTCGGCGAGCTGGGCTACCCGGAGGAGGTCGTCGTCCAGGACCTCGCCCCGGACTCCCCGTCGGAGGGGCAGCTGGCGGCGGGTGACGCCATCACCGCGGTCGACGGCACCCCCACCCCCACCCAGGACGCGCTCACCGCCGCGCTGGCCGCGATCCCGCCGGGCACCCCGGTCCCGGTGGCCTACACCCGGCTGGGCACCCCCGGCACCGCCACGGTCACCACCGGGACGGCGGCGGACGGCGGCGGCTCGGCGCTGGGCGTGCTGGTCCTCCAGACCCCCTACGCCCCCTTCGACGTCGACATCGAGGTGGACGACGTGGGCGGTCCGTCGGCCGGCCTGATGCTGACCCTGGGGATCATCGACATGGTGGGCGACACCGACCTCACCGAGGGGGCCGTCGTCGCCGGCACCGGCACCATCTCCGCCGACGGCGCGGTCGGCCCGATCGGCGGCATCCCGCTGAAGATGGTCGCCGCCCGCGAGATCGACGCCGAGCTGTTCCTCGTCCCGGCGGACAACTGCGCCGAGGCGCTGCAGAACGCACAGCCGGGCCTGCCGATGGCCCGGGTCGCCACCCTGGACGACGCGCTGACCGCGCTCGCGGACCTCCGGGCCGGCACGACACCGCCGGGCTGCTGA